Below is a genomic region from Fischerella sp. PCC 9605.
TACTTTACCCCATGAAATTACTCAAAATATTACTGATATAGTTAAAGCTATTCCTAGCGGAACCCAGTTAGGTATTCACACGCACAACGATTGCGATACAGCAGTTGCCAACGCTCTTGCCGCAGTCGTGGGGGGTGCAAAAATGGTACAAGGTACAATTAACGGTTACGGCGAACGCTGCGGTAATGCCAATCTTTGTTCGTTAATCCCTAATTTGCAAATAAAGCTTGGTTTTAAATGTATAGAAGACAGCCAGCTTGAGCAACTCACGGAAACCAGTCGCTTTGTCAGCGAGGTAGTAAATCTTGCTCCTGACGAACACGCGCCATTTGTTGGCAGATCGGCTTTTGCTCACAAAGGCGGCATCCATGTATCGGCGGTGGAACGCAATCCCCTGACTTACGAACACATTCAACCAGAAAAAATCGGAAACCGTCGCCGGATTGTCATTTCCGAACAGTCTGGAGTCAGTAATGTTTTAGCAAAAGCCCGCTCATTTGGTATTGAATTAAACAAGCATGACTCTACAACGCGGCAAATTCTCGAAAGGCTTAAAGATTTGGAGAGTGAAGGATATCAATTTGAAGCAGCAGAAGCAAGTTTTGAATTGTTAATGCGCCAAGCATTGGGAAGTCGCCAAAAGTTTTTTGAAATTAAAGGTTTTCAAGTCCACTGCGACTTGGTACAGGGAGAAAAAACTACTAGCGCCCTTGCCACAGTGAAAGTAGTTGTGAATGGTAACGATATTTTGGAAGCAGCAGAAGGAAACGGGCCGGTTGCAGCTTTGGATGCGGCGTTACGCAAAGCCTTAGTGAATTTTTATCCCCACATTGCTGCTTTTGAACTGACAGACTACAAAGTACGGATTCTC
It encodes:
- the cimA gene encoding citramalate synthase — encoded protein: MTANSLPQLWIYDTTLRDGTQREGLSVSIEDKLRIARRLDQLGIPFIEGGWPGANPKDVQFFWQLQEEPLKQAEIVTFCSTRRPHTTAASEPMLQAILAAGTRWVTIFGKSWDLHVTEGLKTTLAENLAMIRDTIEYLSAQGRRVIYDAEHWFDGYKHNPDYALQTLETAIAAGAEWLVLCDTNGGTLPHEITQNITDIVKAIPSGTQLGIHTHNDCDTAVANALAAVVGGAKMVQGTINGYGERCGNANLCSLIPNLQIKLGFKCIEDSQLEQLTETSRFVSEVVNLAPDEHAPFVGRSAFAHKGGIHVSAVERNPLTYEHIQPEKIGNRRRIVISEQSGVSNVLAKARSFGIELNKHDSTTRQILERLKDLESEGYQFEAAEASFELLMRQALGSRQKFFEIKGFQVHCDLVQGEKTTSALATVKVVVNGNDILEAAEGNGPVAALDAALRKALVNFYPHIAAFELTDYKVRILNGHTGTAAKTRVMVESGSGHQRWTTVGVSTNILEASYQAVVEGLEYGLLLHSQAEAAVRTSS